From a single Nicotiana tomentosiformis chromosome 2, ASM39032v3, whole genome shotgun sequence genomic region:
- the LOC104108912 gene encoding lysine-rich arabinogalactan protein 18, whose protein sequence is MDRKIVFLVSFLCIVVASVTGQTPAAAPAKAPVGAKASTPPAAAPTKPKTPAPATAPASAPPTAVSTPPAAAPATAPTTPVVTPPVSAPPAKTPASSPPAAVPVSSPPPAVTPVQSPPAPAPVAATPPAASAPPAPVPVSAPAASETVPAPAPSKSKGKGKKKGKKHASSPAPSPDMMSPPAPPTEAPGPSMDSDSPSPSLNDESGAEKLKMLGSLVAGWAVMSWFLF, encoded by the exons ATGGATAGGAAGATTGTATTTTTAGTGTCATTTTTGTGCATTGTAGTGGCCAGTGTCACAGGTCAGACACCTGCGGCTGCACCAGCCAAAGCACCAGTTGGTGCTAAGGCTTCTACACCACCAGCTGCTGCTCCCACAAAGCCTAAAACTCCTGCTCCTGCTACTGCACCTGCCTCAGCTCCACCCACAGCTGTTTCTACTCCTCCAGCAGCTGCACCAGCCACTGCTCCTACTACCCCTGTTGTTACTCCACCTGTATCAGCACCACCAGCTAAAACACCAGCTAGTTCTCCACCAGCTGCAGTGCCTGTGAGTTCACCACCACCAGCGGTTACACCAGTACAATCTCCACCAGCACCAGCTCCGGTGGCAGCGACACCACCAGCTGCTTCTGCTCCACCTGCTCCAGTTCCAGTTTCAGCACCTGCTGCTTCAGAGACAGTACCAGCTCCTGCTCCTAGCAAGAGCAAGGGTAAGGGCAAGAAGAAGGGGAAGAAACATGCATCTTCACCAGCACCTTCTCCTGATATGATGAGCCCACCTGCACCTCCTACTGAAGCTCCTGGACCTAGCATGGATTCCGACTCTCCCAGTCCATCTCTCAACGATGAG AGCGGAGCAGAGAAATTGAAGATGCTTGGAAGCTTGGTAGCTGGATGGGCTGTGATGAGCTGGTTCTTGTTCTAA
- the LOC138905395 gene encoding uncharacterized mitochondrial protein AtMg00820-like translates to MHDHVQAGSHGRPSRTTRPPIWLSDYVTSAKPKAHCSYPISQYVTYTHLNPTYQAYLGSFSVPTEPRSFKEASKDRKTWELVPLPAGKRAIGSKWVYKIMYKDNEEIDKYRACLVAKRYTQREGLDYHETSPQLQTVRTVISVAASKN, encoded by the coding sequence ATGCATGATCATGTTCAAGCAGGCTCACATGGGAGACCAAGCAGAACAACCAGACCTCCAATTTGGCTCAGTGACTATGTCACTTCTGCCAAGCCAAAGGCTCATTGTTCCTATCCTATATCCCAATATGTGACCTACACTCATCTCAATCCCACCTATCAAGCCTACCTGGGTTCTTTCTCTGTGCCAACAGAACCTAGATCATTCAAGGAGGCTTCTAAAGATCGCAAAACTTGGGAATTAGTTCCACTACCTGCTGGAAAGAGGGCTATAGGCTCCAAGTGGGTATACAAAATAATGTATAAGGACAATGAGGAGATAGACAAGTACAGGGCTTGTTTGGTGGCAAAGAGATACACACAAAGGGAAGGACTGGACTACCATGAAACCTCCCCCCAGTTGCAAACAGTCAGAACAGTCATTAGTGTGGCAGCTTCAAAGAACTGA
- the LOC104108914 gene encoding E3 ubiquitin-protein ligase APD1-like has translation MSSNLVVPGPIQFNYSQYEILVSLNQGDQDQRQAAFEYILNVIVYSSVILVLLMVAALLIKLLGVCEGEMARNDAVRRETDRLISKASASLSYGTCDEDDLESGNCSRCSSSEDLYDENICIVCFDEKRNCFFIPCGHCATCHACAKRITEEENKNCPICRRVIRRVRRVLIA, from the exons ATGTCTTCAAATCTAGTAGTACCTGGTCCAATTCAATTCAATTACAGTCAATACGAAATCCTCGTCTCCCTAAATCAA GGAGATCAAGATCAACGACAGGCTGCATTCGAGTACATTCTCAACGTGATCGTTTACTCATCAGTTATCC TGGTGTTGCTGATGGTTGCTGCGTTGCTTATCAAATTACTTGGAGTTTGTGAGGGTGAAATGGCAAGAAATGATGCAGTCAGAAGAGAAACAGACAGATTAATTTCGAAAGCAAGCGCTTCTTTATCCTATGGAACATGTGACGAAGATGATTTAGAATCTGGAAATTGCAGTCGTTGTAGTTCTTCGGAAGATCTGTATGATGAAAACATATGCATAGTTTGCTTTGACGAGAAACGAAATTGTTTCTTTATTCCATGCGGCCATTGCGCTACTTGCCACGCATGTGCCAAGAG GATTACTGAGGAAGAAAACAAGAATTGCCCAATTTGCCGGAGAGTAATCCGCAGAGTAAGAAGAGTGCTTATTGCATAA
- the LOC104108913 gene encoding metal transporter Nramp3.1-like, which produces MPPHDGEQQQLLANRLLDSNEEETAYDYSDKVHIIGVDEHDGEDFTEAPPFSWKKLWLFTGPGFLMSIAFLDPGNLEGDLQAGAIAGYSLLWLLFWATAIGLLVQLLSARLGVATSRHLAELCRDEYPTWARLLLWIMAELALIGADIQEVIGSAIAIKILSRGFLPLWSGVVITALDCFIFLFLENYGVRKLEALFAVLIAVMAVSFAWMFGETKPNGVELLVGIVVPKLSSKTIKQAVGIVGCVIMPHNVFLHSALVQSREIDHHRVGRVREALKYYSIESTAALAISFIINLFVTTVFAKSFYGSEIANSIGLENAGQYLQEKYGGGVFPILYIWAIGLLAAGQSSTITGTYAGQFIMGGFLHMRLKKWQRALITRSCAIIPTLIVALAFDTSEKSLDVLNEWLNVLQSVQIPFALIPLLCLVSKEEIMGVFKIGSTLKVISWLVAALVILINGYLLMDSLSSAVSGVLFTSVVFAFTGGYVAFIVYLILRGITFPNWFVKNKSITSIEN; this is translated from the exons ATGCCTCCACACGATGGCGAACAGCAACAATTGCTAGCCAACCGATTACTCGATTCCAACGAGGAAGAAACAGCGTATGACTACTCCGACAAAGTTCATATCATCGGAGTCGACGAACACGACGGTGAAGATTTCACCGAAGCTCCTCCTTTTTCTTGGAAAAAGCTATGGCTTTTTACTGGGCCGGGTTTTTTAATGAGCATAGCGTTTTTGGATCCGGGAAACCTTGAAGGAGATCTTCAGGCGGGTGCAATCGCTGGGTACTCTCTGTTATGGCTACTCTTTTGGGCTACGGCTATTGGGCTACTTGTTCAGCTTTTATCGGCTCGTTTGGGAGTGGCCACCTCTAGACATTTGGCTGAGTTGTGTAGGGATGAATATCCTACATGGGCTAGGTTGCTTTTATGGATCATGGCTGAATTGGCTTTAATTGGGGCTGATATTCAAGAGGTTATTGGCAGTGCTATTGCTATAAAGATTTTGAGTCGAGGATTCTTGCCTCTCTGGTCTGGTGTTGTCATTACCGCTCTTGATTG CTTTATATTCTTATTTCTTGAGAACTATGGTGTGCGAAAGCTGGAAGCACTCTTTGCCGTCCTTATTGCAGTTATGGCAGTCTCATTTGCATGGATGTTTGGAGAAACAAAACCTAATGGAGTTGAACTTCTTGTTG GTATTGTGGTTCCAAAACTGAGCTCCAAGACAATAAAGCAGGCAGTGGGAATTGTAGGGTGTGTTATCATGCCTCACAATGTGTTTCTACATTCTGCTCTAGTGCAGTCCAGAGAGATTGACCACCATAGGGTTGGAAGAGTTCGAGAAGCACTCAAATACTACTCCATAGAGTCGACAGCTGCTTTGGCAATTTCATTCATTATCAATCTGTTTGTCACAACAGTGTTCGCAAAGTCATTTTATGGTAGTGAAATAGCCAATAGCATTGGCCTAGAAAATGCAGGTCAATATCTTCAGGAAAAGTATGGCGGAGGAGTGTTCCCCATCCTTTATATCTGGGCTATTGGATTGTTGGCTGCTGGACAGAGTAGCACTATAACTGGCACTTATGCTGGGCAATTTATTATGGGAGGTTTTCTGCACATGAGGTTGAAAAAATGGCAGAGAGCGTTAATAACAAGAAGTTGTGCTATCATCCCAACTCTGATCGTTGCTCTTGCTTTTGACACCTCTGAGAAGTCATTAGATGTTCTCAACGAGTGGCTTAATGTTCTTCAGTCTGTTCAAATCCCTTTTGCCCTGATCCCCCTTCTTTGTCTTGTATCCAAAGAAGAAATCATGGGTGTTTTCAAAATTGGCTCTACTCTAAAG GTGATATCATGGCTTGTGGCTGCGCTGGTGATACTGATTAATGGCTATCTTTTGATGGACTCCTTATCTTCTGCAGTCAGTGGGGTGTTGTTTACATCTGTTGTATTTGCATTTACGGGTGGATACGTTGCTTTTATTGTATACCTCATTTTACGGGGAATTACCTTCCCCAATTGGTTTGTAAAAAACAAGAGTATCACCAGCATAGAGAATTGA